The Triticum aestivum cultivar Chinese Spring chromosome 3A, IWGSC CS RefSeq v2.1, whole genome shotgun sequence genome includes a region encoding these proteins:
- the LOC123057813 gene encoding sodium/potassium/calcium exchanger 1 codes for MATTAADVPDDFKKWWETFNNGVAVDQGQDDDEDGTDSDSGFEQGQQQEEENAGEETASEAHAPAGREGAAGDCDEEGVSEDSRFPREGELQGRNIEGDAKLNTPRASEDEAEHVSEDSYVQIGGGLQGMKRTATAERYEPQATGNEIQNEEGQDEHVSEDNYVKIGGWEQGRKREVTAKRNELQATGIEIQNEEGQDKYVSVDNYVQIGGWEQGRKRKATVTPNGVQPIGIEIQNKTSQGEYLRAENQRLRLQLVRKTKELEAEQIQRLELELHFKTEENKSLKKQNEELRAENEYYRKMAKPQKKRRL; via the exons atggccaccaccgccgccgacgtacCTGACGACTTCAAAAAGTGGTGGGAGACATTCAACAATGGCGTCGCCGTCGACCAAGGGCAAGACGACGATGAAGACGGGACGGACTCCGATTCCGGTTTCGAGCAGgggcagcagcaggaggaggagaatGCGGGCGAGGAGACGGCGTCGGAGGCCCACGCGCCCGCCGGGAGGGAGGGCGCCGCCGGCGATTGCGACG AGGAGGGGGTTTCTGAGGATAGCCGTTTTCCGCGTGAAGGTGAGCTGCAGGGAAGGAACATAGAAGGAGACGCCAAACTAAATACACCACGGGCTTCTGAAGATGAAG CCGAGCATGTTTCTGAGGACAGCTATGTTCAGATTGGAGGCGGGCTGCAGGGAATGAAGAGAACAGCAACCGCCGAACGATACGAACCGCAGGCTACCGGAAATGAGATCCAGAACGAAGAAGGTCAAG ACGAGCACGTTTCTGAGGACAACTACGTTAAGATTGGGGGCTGGGAGCAAGGAAGGAAGAGAGAAGTAACTGCTAAACGAAACGAACTGCAGGCTACTGGAATTGAGATCCAGAACGAAGAAGGTCAAG aCAAGTATGTTTCTGTAGACAACTACGTTCAGATTGGAGGCTGGGAGCAAGGAAGGAAGAGGAAAGCAACCGTGACACCCAACGGAGTGCAACCGATTGGAATCGAGATCCAGAACAAAACAAGTCAAG GTGAGTATCTGAGAGCTGAGAATCAGAGGCTGAGGCTGCAGCTTGTTCGCAAGACGAAAGAGCTCGAGGCTGAACAGATTCAGAGGCTCGAACTGGAGTTGCATTTCAAGACAGAGGAGAACAAGTCTTTGAAGAAGCAGAATGAAGAGTTGAGAGCTGAAAATGAGTACTACAGGAAGATG GCAAAGCCACAGAAAAAACGAAGGCTGTAA